The following are encoded together in the Pan troglodytes isolate AG18354 chromosome 6, NHGRI_mPanTro3-v2.0_pri, whole genome shotgun sequence genome:
- the SSU72L6 gene encoding RNA polymerase II subunit A C-terminal domain phosphatase SSU72 like protein 6 has product MLSSPLRVAVVCVSNINRSMEAHSILRRKGLSVRSFGTESHVRLPGRRRNHPVVYDFATTYKEMYNDLLRKDRECYTHNGILHILGRNERIKPGPERFQECTEFFDVIFTCEERVYDTVVEDLCSREQQTFQPVHVINMDIEDTLEGATLGAFLICEICQCLQQSDDMEDSLEELLLQMEEKAGKSFLHTVCFY; this is encoded by the coding sequence ATGCTCTCCTCCCCACTCAGGGTGGCTGTGGTGTGTGTGAGCAACATCAACAGGAGCATGGAGGCCCACAGCATCCTCAGGAGAAAAGGGCTAAGTGTCCGGTCTTTTGGAACTGAATCTCATGTGAGGCTACCAGGACGAAGACGCAATCATCCTGTAGTTTACGATTTTGCAACAACATATAAGGAGATGTACAATGACCTCCTCAGGAAAGACAGAGAATGCTACACCCACAATGGAATCTTACACATCTtgggaagaaatgagagaatCAAGCCTGGCCCAGAAAGATTTCAGGAATGCACTGAATTCTTTGATGTCATCTTCACCTGTGAGGAGCGTGTCTATGACACAGTGGTGGAAGATCTGTGTTCCAGAGAACAGCAGACCTTTCAGCCTGTGCACGTGATCAACATGGACATCGAAGATACCCTGGAAGGTGCCACCCTGGGAGCATTCCTCATCTGTGAGATTTGCCAGTGCCTGCAGCAGTCCGACGACATGGAAGACAGTCTGGAGGAGCTGCTGTTGCAAATGGAGGAGAAGGCAGGAAAAAGCTTTCTTCACACCGTCTGCTTCTACTGA